A single window of Drosophila suzukii chromosome 3, CBGP_Dsuzu_IsoJpt1.0, whole genome shotgun sequence DNA harbors:
- the Nuak gene encoding streptococcal hemagglutinin isoform X6, which yields MPSPTRTITPAQSPVQTKRKLQPTVSTENAAGTTAKKKEKPANSSFVISKDGAPLTEVPPPTIIEPQVTPMEAETIANVAEEVPAPSYSQKDMQMVGDLCEQLMGDGTKSSSTTSPAAAPPAPTPVARQATRGKLDAVVETPEEKDATKVIKKFVNKHKTADLVNAINESASKATAPVVAPPPFVRKCSLQDESTLNKFNAERRKSRILETAEKFQPPPPVTGAGAAAAPEKPKKLSIPGVSVGSFKKEFEKKATNPPAVEGPTPGELRAQEQVAAAAAAAQEAEALSTPPPSPGVAQSLEGSDSKNSVASVSLDEARRSMENSIALLLQAQNESSKEVDQLCAQTETIGVSEPATQQERERKLKNARAIIGNAIQPVIRRPTPFYGIGNGNGFGSGMVGGSGVGGGGGAGGNIAPKRVQSGSNFMGYSGGILPGAGATSPPISGPQTAPPVLISPNALAAAKQTIQQRIFGGGLPSPNSQSGNRRPATWQPQNSYSTASIFQPPPSAQSPFKMLQQQYQQRCQEDQKTSALFTPPPSPQYAASHALAAQPAATYGNSGSNISGASSNSNSNNRGHSNSSNMGNCNTLPNVKYNVNSRTRPFNHNQAQDTLNTNASASATCALPVAMWLKSSPGIEGPPTPPGAVKTSTASITLKSATLPRRKINAKAEVQLDIKPRIPEQGAPPQPGMRFSTEMQHPVADLRSAPPREGPIPYSPIKTTVQARATSLEPKEHVITIQRPPTQHAYGRTSSNTTTRSGSLSRQSTVESESDATTTATNLSQATITSTSQPIKKSPREFIIPIAVEGGGFITPRERSVEPSESSHTTSSRSTFTRLRPSRRIGSLLSEAGFDEGSPFQKMRTTSISRDGVSGGAEDEARFTPHRLRSSRPVKKISQDNDSQSSNEEDDDDDDGFEILTAENLFSTLLQRVRALTNRLNVNSDLSVGFPSHSSRLLTDISRQAQSHSPFWSQGSPFASVLRSQVSYTYSETVEKKKVRLNSSNSSGLGAPWRHSMSRDLGSDMESMFSRTGATLPRGHHQGKGKPSSAPAQVEKDSVNGSSTATASSEEPLDLADLDLSRLRLSKKDLETLSSITPGLPKCFQEQLLAKLPPTQARKLSRTLSVQTSAPSSSSTPKVYKRSQSGGRGYQPEQQQQQLQEDLVDLTKSKPLTDAPKTTAASTAIYRRSLSRSLAPTQNSGQDSESRATAQTTKSRSSSVCRDDYGKSSLCSSSTYTSDISEKYKYYSPYLSKSSNVSPSQAAKDAPEKRYSGGLGRPPSGCLSPPPQLPQVAATEGSSSLRIGRSSQRRISRFLRPDFFDDPRDRETQSMLREIREKSIDRQERGQEQEQTQAQAQAQDLRRRKHSLPNVDQTEAPPEAAPIRSSMRHSRNKSMELFTDAESNGQVQEPVKSSSARQRSVSRARELETELDKHELADKILQELQLLSAVRTQHEQAQESEKTEETSTIKKVKKMKPKESPANEPEPSKISTMTTSSSTTLVRKVKKVVKKTDEGAKATGTESADLVSSAPKETKLKRPKSYPMKDLGLSLKSSADLPEPTASLLPSKLPSKLPSGLTNESAGESAPRESRLMRPKSYPATKLATPKDLRKVTRSGVAIPTITEAIPTPSAMATPTSSKSTSEEKSLSATPTGTMSTVTDAKDTGSSSSDSRPTTIKKIIKVSKKSKLIPPTPVTPTTPTTTATTTANTTPVDSSKESSPVIKAKEKSPEKKPSKGLLYALGQKFEKLRDSAMSKEKKSGSAGAAAASLACTQKQGSPEERSSPEKYKKKVVETEKSLDIAAPEDKRVDKRSRFDTMLRSLRERSVPRSQPNGRVSPKRAASVEELHAGSQEGQGKSGGAVNKMFGGFLRRFDRESSEQRRVRSTRSTSNIERQVREEQDRLLDASLPTSPIYQNVVKTQGSKVKATPTPAAVEENCNCETACPDCRQNKVQNLTTSSAPSNTAQAASSKEKRKGLMLDLASANASGSGAPSSVTTATTTTTSGSSYRGSKTNPALLNGNGALGMGIYSNLPPYPGAIKSASSNNSSSQQSMENATNNNSTNTNNNCSSQTSGYRTSSAHEINRNNPLLTPSFENIANYSSDSRSYQDDCASTSTFLSPTEEPELYFDNWSICSEDNYMLHATPSPTVSRLSRASLSSPTRCSESSDPNESVIDRIKRRSFYSRFNEQKKPRRTSSIVGPSAVRDYYREQQAAVKARSSHKLHAPDPMDPPPRAHSPDIAQQFFRPLKLSPVGTELKPPVYRSPLDYSSSSAGATSKPRKSLNDIRNTSPSFLSKRYETTDYSSVPMRYKSSSSSSPSNGAIASGYYNTYNPKRRSSYTLNGSLPTATSGSSAAGSSHLDGYATLGRRSIRPYDHRTMSLLEPPTTSSSRSGEGVSSYQRREARTPVRDYTSSISRSGSRYRTSSATRSPTNI from the exons ATGCCCTCACCCACCAGGACCATTACTCCCGCCCAGAGTCCGGTGCAGACGAAGAGGAAGCTGCAGCCCACTGTTTCCACGGAGAATGCAGCCGGAACCACGGCCAAAAAGAAGGAGAAGCCAGCCAATAGCTCGTTTGTGATCAGCAAGGATGGGGCGCCACTGACTGAGGTACCACCACCCACCATCATCGAACCCCAAGTCACGCCCATGGAGGCGGAAACGATTGCCAATGTAGCAGAGGAAGTTCCAGCTCCCAGTTACTCCCAGAAAGACATGCAAATGGTGGGTGATCTCTGCGAACAGCTGATGGGAGATGGAACcaaaagcagcagcaccacctCACCGGCAGCTGCACCACCTGCACCCACACCAGTTGCTCGCCAGGCCACCAGAGGAAAACTGGACGCTGTGGTGGAGACTCCGGAGGAGAAGGATGCCACCAAGGTGATCAAGAAGTTTGTGAACAAGCACAAGACCGCCGATCTGGTGAATGCCATCAATGAAAGTGCCTCCAAGGCCACGGCGCCAGTGGTGGCTCCACCACCCTTTGTGCGCAAGTGCAGCCTGCAGGATGAGTCCACGCTGAACAAGTTCAATGCGGAGCGGAGGAAATCGCGAATCCTGGAAACTGCCGAGAAGTTCCAACCCCCGCCGCCGGTgacaggagcaggagcagcagcagctccgGAGAAACCCAAGAAACTTAGCATACCCGGCGTCAGTGTGGGCAGTTTCAAGAAGGAGTTCGAGAAGAAGGCCACCAATCCGCCGGCTGTTGAAGGGCCCACGCCCGGTGAGCTGAGGGCTCAGGAGCAAGTTGCTGCAGCGGCTGCGGCCGCCCAGGAAGCCGAAGCACTGAGCACGCCACCCCCGTCACCAGGGGTGGCCCAATCCCTGGAGGGCAGCGACTCTAAGAACTCGGTGGCCTCGGTTTCCCTGGACGAGGCCCGACGCTCCATGGAGAACTCCATTGCCCTACTGCTGCAGGCCCAAAACGAGTCCAGCAAGGAGGTGGACCAGCTGTGTGCCCAAACGGAGACCATCGGGGTCAGTGAACCGGCGACTCAGCAGGAGCGCGAGCGTAAGTTGAAGAACGCCCGCGCCATCATCGGAAATGCCATCCAGCCAG TGATACGCAGGCCAACACCGTTTTATGGCATCGGCAACGGCAACGGCTTTGGCAGTGGCATGGTGGGTGGAAGTGgagtgggtggtggtggtggtgctggtggtAACATTGCACCCAAGCGCGTCCAGAGTGGCAGTAATTTTATGGGCTATTCGGGAGGAATATTACCGGGAGCAGGAGCAACATCGCCACCGATTTCGGGACCCCAGACGGCACCGCCAGTGCTCATATCACCCAATGCTTTGGCTGCCGCGAAGCAAACGATACAGCAGAGGATTTTTGGAGGTGGATTGCCCAGTCCCAATAGTCAGTCTGGAAACCGAAGACCAGCCACTTGGCAACCGCAGAACTCCTACAGCACGGCCAGCATTTTCCAGCCGCCACCGAGTGCGCAGAGTCCCTTCAAGATGCTGCAGCAGCAATATCAGCAGCGCTGCCAGGAGGATCAGAAGACCAGTGCTCTATTCACACCACCTCCATCGCCACAATATGCCGCCAGCCACGCCCTCGCCGCCCAACCAGCAGCAACCTATGGGAACagcggcagcaacatcagcggtgccagcagcaacagcaacagcaacaacagaggtcacagcaacagcagcaacatgggCAACTGCAACACGCTGCCCAATGTCAAATACAATGTCAATTCGCGCACGAGACCATTCAATCATAATCAAGCTCAAGACACACTCAATACCAATGCCAGTGCCAGTGCTACATGTGCCTTGCCTGTGGCTATGTGGCTGAAAT CCTCACCGGGCATCGAAGGACCTCCAACTCCACCCGGAGCAGTGAAGACATCGACGGCCTCGATTACCCTCAAATCGGCCACCCTGCCGCGTCGCAAGATAAACGCCAAGGCGGAGGTGCAGTTGGACATCAAGCCACGAATCCCGGAACAGGGGGCACCTCCCCAGCCGGGGATGCGCTTCAGCACGGAGATGCAACATCCGGTGGCCGATCTGCGCAGTGCCCCGCCCCGCGAGGGCCCCATCCCCTACAGCCCCATCAAGACGACGGTGCAGGCGAGGGCCACCAGCCTGGAGCCCAAGGAGCACGTCATCACCATCCAGCGACCGCCCACGCAGCACGCCTACGGACGCACCAGCTCCAACACAACCACGCG TTCCGGCTCGCTGTCACGGCAGTCGACGGTGGAATCCGAGTCGGATGCGACCACCACGGCCACGAATCTGTCGCAGGCCACCATCACGAGCACCTCGCAGCCCATCAAGAAGAGTCCGCGGGAGTTTATCATCCCGATTGCCGTCGAGGGAGGCGGTTTCATCACGCCCCGGGAACGCAGCGTGGAGCCTTCGGAATCGAGCCACACCACCAGCAGTCGGTCCACGTTCACCCGCCTGCGTCCATCGCGTCGCATTGG CTCACTGTTAAGCGAGGCGGGCTTCGATGAGGGCTCGCCATTCCAGAAGATGCGCACCACGTCGATATCCCGGGATGGCGTCAGCGGTGGAGCCGAGGATGAGGCCCGCTTCACCCCGCACCGACTCAG AAGCTCAAGACCTGTCAAGAAAATTAGTCAAGACAACGATTCGCAAAGCTCCAACGAGGAggacgatgacgatgacgatgGCTTTGAGATACTCACGGCGGAGAATCTGTTCTCGACTTTGCTGCAGCGG GTGCGGGCCCTAACGAATCGCCTGAATGTCAACAGTGACCTGTCGGTCGGTTTCCCCAGCCATTCTAGTCGCCTGCTGACGGACATTTCGCGGCAGGCCCAAAGTCACAGTCCATTCTGGAGCCAGGGCAGTCCCTTTGCCAG TGTGCTTAGATCTCAAGTTAGTTATACGTATAGCGAAACGGTCGAGAAGAAGAAAGT CCGCCtaaacagcagcaacagcagcggaTTGGGAGCTCCGTGGCGACATAGTATGTCCCGGGATCTGGGCAGCGACATGGAATCGATGTTCTCGCGCACGGGGGCCACGCTGCCAAGAG GTCATCATCAAGGCAAGGGTAAACCCAGCTCAGCTCCTGCCCAGGTGGAAAAGGATTCGGTTAATGGATCTTCAACGGCAACTGCGAGCAGCGAGGAGCCCTTGGACCTGGCTGATTTAGATCTCTCCAGGCTGCGACTGAGCAAAAAGGATTTGGAGACCTTGTCCAGCATTACACCTGGATTGCCCAAGTGTTTTCAGGAGCAGTTGCTGGCCAAACTGCCGCCCACTCAGGCTCGCAAGTTATCCCGCACCCTGAGCGTTCAGACCAGTGCTCCCAGTAGCTCCTCCACTCCGAAGGTCTACAAACGCAGCCAGAGCGGCGGAAGGGGCTACCAAccggagcagcagcagcagcagctacAGGAGGATTTGGTGGACCTGACCAAGAGCAAACCCCTGACAGATGCACCCAAAACCACTGCAGCTAGCACAGCCATTTACAGGCGAAGCCTCAGTCGCAGTCTGGCGCCCACGCAGAATTCTGGCCAGGATTCAGAGAGCCGGGCCACCGCACAGACAACCAAAAGCCGCAGCAGCAGTGTCTGCCGGGATGACTATGGCAAATCCTCCctgtgcagcagcagcacttACACCAGCGATATCAGCGAGAAGTACAAGTACTACTCCCCCTATCTCAGCAAATCCAGCAATGTGAGTCCATCCCAGGCTGCCAAGGATGCCCCGGAGAAGCGTTACAGTGGTGGACTTGGACGTCCTCCAAGTGGATGCCTTTCACCACCACCGCAATTGCCACAAGTGGCTGCCACGGAGGGCAGCAGTTCTCTGAGGATTGGACGCTCCTCGCAGCGACGAATTTCCCGCTTTCTGCGTCCCGACTTCTTCGATGATCCCAGGGATCGGGAAACCCAGAGCATGCTCAGGGAAATCCGAGAAAAATCCATCGATCGTCAGGAAAGGgggcaggagcaggagcagacGCAGGCGCAGGCGCAGGCACAGGATCTGAGGCGTCGCAAGCACAGTTTGCCCAATGTGGATCAGACGGAGGCTCCTCCGGAAGCGGCACCCATCAGATCCTCCATGCGACATTCACGCAACAAGAGTATGGAACTATTTACCGATGCCGAATCAAATGGTCAGGTTCAGGAACCAGTCAAATCCTCATCAGCCAGGCAGCGAAGTGTTTCCAGGGCTCGGGAACTGGAAACAGAACTGGACAAGCACGAGCTGGCGGACAAGATACTCCAGGAGCTGCAGCTCCTATCCGCCGTGAGAACCCAACATGAACAGGCCCAGGAATCGGAGAAAACGGAAGAGACATCCACTATCAAAAAGGTGAAGAAGATGAAACCCAAAGAGTCCCCAGCAAATGAGCCAGAGCCATCCAAAATCTCTACCATGACTACCTCATCATCAACCACTTTGGTGAGAAAAGTCAAGAAGGTGGTTAAGAAAACGGATGAAGGTGCCAAGGCAACTGGCACCGAGAGTGCTGATCTGGTTAGCTCTGCTCCCAAGGAAACCAAATTGAAGAGACCCAAATCGTATCCCATGAAAGATCTTGGCTTGAGCCTCAAATCCTCTGCTGATCTTCCAGAACCAACTGCCTCACTACTGCCCAGCAAATTGCCCAGCAAGCTGCCCTCGGGGCTCACCAATGAATCTGCAGGAGAGTCTGCTCCCCGAGAGAGTAGGCTGATGAGGCCCAAAAGCTACCCAGCCACCAAACTGGCCACGCCCAAAGATCTGCGCAAGGTAACCCGCAGTGGAGTGGCCATACCCACTATCACCGAAGCTATTCCTACTCCATCGGCCATGGCGACGCCAACTAGTTCTAAATCCACTTCCGAAGAGAAATCACTGTCAGCCACACCAACTGGAACCATGTCTACCGTTACGGATGCCAAGGATActggttcttcttccagcgaTTCGCGACCCACGACCATTAAGAAGATCATCAAGGTGTCCAAGaaatccaagcttataccaCCCACACCTGTGACCCCCACCACACCAACCACAACTGCAACCACTACTGCAAATACCACACCTGTAGACAGCTCCAAGGAGTCGAGTCCGGTGATCAAGGCCAAAGAGAAGTCACCAGAGAAGAAGCCCAGCAAGGGATTGCTCTACGCCTTGGGGCAGAAGTTCGAGAAACTGCGGGACTCCGCCATGAGCAAGGAGAAAAAGTCTGGCTCTGCTGGAGCGGCAGCAGCATCCCTGGCCTGCACCCAAAAGCAGGGATCCCCAGAGGAACGCAGCTCGCCGGAGAAGTACAAGAAGAAGGTTGTGGAAACGGAGAAATCCCTAGATATTGCTGCCCCAGAAGACAAACGAGTGGATAAACGATCTCGCTTTGACACTATGCTGCGCTCCTTAAGGGAGAGATCCGTACCCAGATCCCAGCCCAATGGACGAGTGAGTCCCAAGCGAGCAGCCAGTGTGGAGGAGCTCCATGCCGGGTCACAAGAGGGCCAGGGAAAATCCGGTGGAGCAGTTAACAAGATGTTCGGAGGCTTCTTGCGTCGCTTTGACAGGGAGAGTAGTGAACAACGCCGGGTCAGGAGCACCCGATCCACTAGCAATATTGAGCGGCAGGTGCGTGAGGAGCAGGATCGGCTGCTGGATGCTTCGCTGCCCACATCACCCATCTATCAGAATGTGGTCAAGACCCAGGGGTCGAAGGTCAAGGCTACTCCAACGCCAGCAGCCGTTGAGGAGAACTGCAATTGCGAGACAGCCTGTCCAGATTGCCGGCAAAACAAGGTACAGAACCTGACCACCAGCAGTGCTCCAAGCAATACAGCACAAGCTGCAAGCAGCAAGGAGAAGCGGAAGGGTCTGATGCTGGATTTGGCCAGCGCCAATGCCTCTGGCAGCGGAGCTCCCAGCTCGGTGACCACAGCcaccacaaccaccaccaGCGGGAGCAGCTATCGTGGATCCAAAACCAATCCGGCTTTGCTCAATGGCAACGGGGCATTGGGCATGGGCATCTACTCGAATCTGCCCCCCTATCCGGGAGCCATCAAGAGTGCTAGCTCCAACAACAGCTCCAGCCAGCAGTCCATGGAGAATGCCACCAACAATAACTCTACCAATACCAACAATAACTGCAGTTCGCAAACCTCTGGCTACAGGACCTCATCGGCCCATGAGATCAATCGGAATAATCCCCTGCTGACGCCCTCGTTCGAGAACATTGCCAACTACTCCTCGGATTCGAGGAGCTACCAGGATGACTGTGCCTCTACCTCGACTTTCCTCTCGCCCACCGAAGAGCCGGAGTTGTACTTTGACAATTGGTCCATCTGCTCCGAGGACAACTATATGTTGCATGCCACGCCCTCGCCCACAGTTTCCCGGCTATCCAGGGCTTCCCTGTCCTCGCCCACCCGCTGCTCCGAGAGCTCCGATCCCAACGAGAGTGTGATCGATAGGATCAAGCGCCGCAGCTTCTACAGCCGTTTCAATGAGCAAAAGAAACCACGACGTACGAGCAGCATAGTGGGTCCTTCTGCGGTAAGGGATTACTATAGGGAGCAACAGGCGGCGGTTAAGGCGCGTTCCAGTCACAAGCTGCATGCGCCGGATCCCATGGATCCACCACCAAGAGCCCATTCGCCGGACATAGCCCAGCAGTTCTTCAGGCCGCTGAAACTGAGTCCCGTGGGCACGGAACTCAAGCCACCGGTCTACCGCTCGCCACTAGATTACTCGTCCTCCTCGGCGGGGGCCACCAGCAAGCCGAGGAAGAGCTTGAACGACATTAGGAATACCTCACCCTCGTTCCTTAGCAAACGGTACGAGACGACCGACTACAGTTCGGTGCCCATGCGGTACAAGAGCTCCTCCAGTTCGAGTCCGAGCAATGGAGCCATCGCCAGTGGCTATTACAACACTTACAATCCGAAGCGCAGGTCATCGTATACGCTGAATGGCAGCCTGCCCACCGCCACCAGTGGAAGCAGTGCAGCCGGGAGCAGCCACCTGGATGGCTATGCCACCCTGGGCAGGCGATCCATTAGGCCCTATGATCATCGTACCATGTCCCTCCTGGAGCCACCGACGACGAGCAGCAGCCGGAGCGGTGAGGGAGTTTCCTCCTATCAGAGGAGAGAGGCGAGGACGCCAGTTAGGGATTACACCTCCAGCATTTCACG CTCCGGATCACGTTACCGCACTTCATCGGCCACTCGCAGTCCGACAAACATTTGA